In one Pseudomonas purpurea genomic region, the following are encoded:
- a CDS encoding biotin/lipoyl-binding protein — protein MSTNHRSSRLFAMMLMVLLVAAGGFGYWKSQHDRLPEGLSMGNGRLEATEVQIASKIPGRLAEVHVDEGDKVLKGQLLARMDTRTLEAQRNQAEAEVLRARQNYSAAEANVQLRQSELLLANQEIKRSQELFKRGFASQQIIDQQQARMNTGNAAVLAARAQVAAVEAAIGAAQAQVAQLTSEIDDSSLRAPIDGVIQLRLAEPGEVLGAGGRVLLLIDPNDQYMNLYLPASITGRLTVGGETRILLDALPNQPLPAKISFVAAKSQFTPKEVETRDERQKLVFRVKLKLTQPSAAPQAKPGMPGAGYVRTATVDWPANLQ, from the coding sequence ATGTCGACGAACCATCGCTCATCCCGTCTTTTCGCCATGATGTTAATGGTGCTGCTCGTGGCCGCTGGCGGCTTCGGTTATTGGAAATCCCAACACGACCGGCTGCCTGAAGGCCTGAGCATGGGCAACGGCCGACTCGAAGCCACCGAAGTGCAGATCGCCAGCAAGATCCCTGGTCGCCTGGCCGAGGTGCACGTCGATGAAGGCGACAAGGTGCTCAAGGGCCAGCTCCTGGCACGCATGGACACCCGCACCCTCGAAGCCCAGCGCAACCAGGCCGAAGCCGAAGTGCTGCGCGCCCGCCAGAACTACTCCGCCGCCGAAGCCAACGTGCAACTGCGCCAAAGCGAACTGCTGTTGGCCAATCAGGAAATCAAGCGTTCTCAGGAACTGTTCAAGCGCGGTTTTGCCAGCCAGCAGATCATCGACCAGCAACAAGCCCGCATGAACACCGGCAACGCCGCGGTCCTCGCCGCGCGAGCCCAGGTCGCGGCAGTTGAGGCGGCCATCGGTGCCGCACAGGCGCAAGTCGCTCAACTGACCAGCGAAATCGATGACAGCAGCCTGCGGGCGCCGATCGACGGCGTGATCCAGTTGCGCCTGGCAGAGCCCGGCGAAGTCCTCGGCGCCGGTGGCCGGGTGTTGCTGCTGATCGACCCGAATGACCAATACATGAACCTCTATCTGCCCGCCTCGATCACCGGTCGCCTGACCGTCGGTGGCGAAACACGAATCCTGCTCGACGCCCTGCCCAATCAACCGCTGCCGGCGAAAATCAGCTTCGTCGCGGCCAAGTCGCAGTTCACCCCCAAAGAGGTGGAAACCCGTGACGAGCGGCAAAAACTGGTGTTCCGGGTCAAGCTCAAACTGACTCAGCCCAGTGCTGCGCCCCAGGCCAAGCCTGGCATGCCCGGCGCAGGTTACGTGCGCACGGCGACCGTGGACTGGCCGGCCAACCTGCAATGA
- the rbbA gene encoding ribosome-associated ATPase/putative transporter RbbA has translation MSAPALQAVGLRHAYGQQQALIDIAFSLPSGTRCGLIGPDGAGKSSLLGLIAGVKKLQQGHLEVLGGSIDQRRHRNSLYPRIAFMPQGLGGNLYPDLSINENIRFFATLFGLSKYECDQRMHSLLLATDLARFADRPAGKLSGGMKQKLGLCCALIHEPDLLILDEPTTGVDPLSRRHFWELVEDVRRQRPQLTLLVATAYMEEAEQFEHCLMLDRGTLIADGLSRELAAVTPSGKLDDAFTHFQGDNGHSNEPLVIPPRSNDQHDIAIEAHELTLRFGDFTAVNKVSFAIGRGEIFGFLGSNGCGKTTTMKVLTGLMPATEGSATLLGNPVNAKDLATRKRVGFMSQSFSLYGELSVRQNLVLHARLFDLPKADSAQRIEELIQRFDLGSIAEQQSGALPLGLRQRLSLAVAVLHRPEVLILDEPTSGVDPAARDDFWRLLIELSREQGVTIFLSTHFMNEAQRCDRISLMHAGKVLACDTPAALQQQFEGDTLEDAFVRCLEDAQSASPTPPAPESVVAGPAPVSKRGFSLSRLIAVASREGKELLRDKVRLAFALAGALFMMVIFGYGISLDVEKLAFAVYDQDQTPQSRAYLEAFRSSRYFAEQTPIRDARELHKRLQRSEIKLALEIPPGFGRDLYAGRQPAVAAWLDGGMPFRAETSRNYVEAVHQANLEQLAAQSSPALNQRVPAKLETRFRYNQDVVSVNAIGPGVMALILAFIPAMLTALGIVREKELGSITNFYATPLTRLEFLLGKQTPYLIVSLINLGLLVAMNRWLFGVPFKGSGLTLAFGGLLYVLATTSLGLLISAFTRTQIAAILGTMIITSLPTIQFSGLIVPRSSLEGAAALMGQLFPAGYFLDIAVGTFTKALDIRQLWPQCLALFGFFLGFTGLSLVMLKKQEV, from the coding sequence ATGAGCGCCCCGGCGCTGCAAGCCGTCGGCCTGCGCCATGCCTACGGCCAACAGCAAGCGCTGATCGACATCGCCTTCAGCCTGCCCAGCGGCACGCGTTGCGGGTTGATCGGCCCGGACGGAGCGGGCAAGTCGAGCCTGCTGGGGCTGATTGCCGGGGTCAAAAAGCTGCAACAGGGACACCTGGAGGTACTGGGCGGCTCCATCGACCAGCGCCGCCATCGCAACAGCCTCTACCCGCGCATCGCCTTCATGCCTCAGGGCCTGGGCGGCAACCTGTACCCGGACCTGTCGATCAATGAAAACATTCGGTTCTTCGCCACCCTGTTCGGCCTGTCGAAATACGAATGCGACCAGCGCATGCACAGCCTGCTGCTGGCCACCGACCTGGCGCGCTTCGCCGATCGCCCGGCGGGCAAACTGTCTGGCGGCATGAAGCAGAAGCTCGGCCTGTGCTGCGCGCTGATCCACGAGCCGGACCTGCTGATCCTCGATGAGCCGACCACTGGCGTCGACCCGCTCTCGCGTCGGCACTTCTGGGAACTGGTGGAAGACGTTCGCCGCCAACGTCCTCAACTGACCCTGCTGGTCGCCACGGCCTACATGGAAGAAGCCGAGCAGTTCGAACACTGCCTGATGCTCGACCGTGGCACGTTGATCGCCGATGGTCTGAGCCGCGAACTGGCCGCCGTCACCCCGAGCGGCAAACTCGACGACGCCTTCACCCACTTCCAGGGCGATAACGGGCACAGCAACGAGCCGCTGGTGATTCCGCCCAGAAGCAACGACCAGCATGACATCGCCATCGAAGCCCACGAGTTGACCCTGCGTTTCGGCGACTTTACGGCGGTGAACAAAGTCAGCTTCGCCATCGGGCGCGGCGAGATCTTCGGTTTCCTCGGCTCCAATGGCTGCGGCAAAACCACCACCATGAAAGTCCTCACCGGCCTGATGCCCGCCACCGAAGGCAGCGCCACGCTGCTCGGCAACCCGGTGAACGCCAAGGACCTGGCCACCCGCAAACGGGTCGGTTTCATGTCACAAAGCTTCTCGCTGTATGGCGAACTCAGCGTGCGGCAGAACCTGGTGCTGCATGCGCGACTGTTCGACCTGCCCAAGGCCGACAGCGCCCAGCGCATCGAAGAACTGATCCAGCGCTTCGACCTGGGCAGTATCGCCGAACAACAGTCCGGTGCCCTGCCGCTGGGCCTGCGTCAGCGGTTGTCGCTGGCCGTCGCGGTGCTGCATCGCCCGGAAGTGCTGATCCTCGACGAACCGACGTCCGGCGTCGATCCGGCGGCCCGCGATGATTTTTGGCGATTGCTGATCGAGCTGTCCCGCGAACAAGGGGTGACGATTTTCCTGTCCACCCACTTCATGAACGAAGCCCAACGCTGCGACCGCATCTCGTTGATGCACGCAGGCAAAGTGCTGGCCTGCGATACGCCTGCGGCGCTGCAACAGCAGTTTGAGGGCGACACCCTGGAAGACGCCTTCGTCCGCTGCCTCGAGGACGCCCAAAGCGCCAGCCCGACGCCGCCTGCGCCCGAGTCGGTGGTAGCAGGCCCGGCGCCCGTCAGCAAACGCGGTTTCAGCCTGAGCCGATTGATTGCCGTGGCCAGCCGCGAAGGCAAGGAGTTGCTGCGCGACAAGGTGCGCCTGGCCTTCGCCCTGGCCGGCGCGTTGTTCATGATGGTGATTTTTGGCTACGGCATTTCCCTGGACGTGGAAAAACTCGCTTTCGCCGTCTACGACCAGGACCAGACACCGCAAAGCCGCGCCTACCTCGAGGCGTTTCGCAGTTCGCGCTACTTCGCCGAACAGACGCCGATCCGCGATGCCAGGGAGCTGCACAAACGCCTGCAACGCTCGGAAATCAAACTGGCGCTGGAGATTCCACCGGGATTCGGTCGCGACTTGTACGCCGGTCGGCAACCGGCCGTGGCTGCGTGGCTGGACGGCGGCATGCCGTTTCGCGCCGAGACCAGCCGCAACTATGTCGAAGCCGTGCATCAGGCCAACCTCGAACAACTTGCGGCGCAAAGCAGCCCGGCGCTCAATCAACGAGTACCGGCGAAACTGGAAACCCGTTTCCGCTACAACCAGGATGTGGTCAGCGTGAACGCCATCGGCCCCGGCGTGATGGCGCTGATCCTGGCGTTCATTCCGGCCATGCTCACGGCGCTGGGGATTGTTCGCGAGAAGGAACTGGGCTCGATCACCAACTTCTACGCCACGCCGCTAACGCGCCTGGAGTTTCTGCTGGGCAAGCAAACGCCTTATCTGATCGTGAGCCTGATCAACCTCGGTTTGCTGGTGGCGATGAACCGCTGGCTGTTCGGTGTGCCGTTCAAGGGCAGCGGCCTGACCCTGGCGTTCGGCGGCCTGCTGTATGTGCTGGCGACCACCAGCCTGGGCCTGCTGATTTCCGCGTTCACCCGCACCCAGATCGCAGCGATCCTGGGCACCATGATCATCACCAGCCTGCCGACTATCCAGTTCTCCGGGCTGATCGTGCCGCGCTCCTCGCTTGAAGGCGCCGCCGCGCTGATGGGGCAGTTGTTTCCGGCCGGGTATTTCCTCGATATCGCCGTCGGTACATTCACCAAGGCCCTCGATATCCGCCAGTTGTGGCCACAGTGCCTGGCGCTGTTCGGGTTTTTCCTCGGGTTCACCGGGCTGAGCCTGGTCATGCTCAAGAAGCAGGAGGTCTGA
- a CDS encoding ABC transporter permease, with protein MHQLAHILRLGIKELTSLRHDSVLLLFLLYAFSVAIYMPAAGSVIGVHNASVALVDEDHSHLSRQLAEALQPPQFQNAVPLPYDQLDKVMDSGQYTFVINVPANFQADLLAGRSPAVQVNVDATAMSQAFMGAGYIGRIFQRELLNYGGQPDSASKAPALLTTRALFNTNLQGGWFLAVIQIVNNITILAIVLTGTALLREREHGTLDHLLVLPLTGLEIMLAKIWSNMLVVVLCTWVSLEVVVKGLLGVPLAGSLGLFLLVTALYLFASTALGIFLATLARSTPQFGLLSIPVIIPMLLLSGGSTPLDSMPQWLQWVMQGSPSTHFVSLSAAILFRDASVNVVWPDLLALAVIGLAFFAISLARFRKSLAS; from the coding sequence ATGCATCAGCTCGCGCACATCCTGCGTCTGGGAATCAAGGAACTCACCAGCCTGCGCCACGACAGCGTACTGCTGCTGTTTTTGCTGTACGCCTTCAGCGTGGCGATCTACATGCCCGCCGCCGGCTCGGTGATTGGCGTGCACAACGCCAGCGTGGCACTGGTGGACGAAGACCACAGCCACCTGTCCCGGCAACTCGCCGAAGCCCTGCAACCGCCGCAGTTCCAGAACGCCGTGCCCTTGCCGTATGACCAGTTGGACAAGGTCATGGACAGCGGCCAGTACACGTTCGTGATTAACGTACCGGCCAACTTCCAGGCCGATTTGCTGGCGGGGCGCTCGCCGGCCGTGCAGGTCAACGTCGATGCCACGGCCATGAGCCAGGCGTTCATGGGCGCCGGGTACATCGGGCGGATCTTCCAGCGTGAACTGCTCAACTACGGCGGCCAGCCCGACAGCGCCAGCAAGGCCCCGGCGCTGCTGACCACCCGGGCGCTGTTCAACACCAACCTGCAGGGCGGCTGGTTTCTGGCGGTGATTCAGATCGTCAACAACATCACCATCCTGGCCATCGTACTGACCGGCACTGCGCTGCTGCGCGAACGTGAGCACGGCACCCTCGACCATTTGCTGGTGCTGCCGCTGACGGGGCTGGAAATCATGCTGGCCAAAATCTGGAGCAACATGCTGGTGGTGGTGCTGTGCACCTGGGTGTCGCTGGAAGTGGTGGTCAAGGGGTTGCTGGGCGTGCCGCTGGCCGGCTCCCTGGGACTGTTTTTGCTGGTGACCGCGCTGTACCTGTTTGCCAGCACCGCGTTGGGGATTTTCCTCGCGACCCTGGCGCGCTCGACGCCGCAGTTCGGGCTGCTATCGATTCCGGTGATCATCCCGATGCTGCTGCTCTCGGGCGGCAGCACGCCGCTCGACAGTATGCCGCAGTGGCTGCAATGGGTGATGCAGGGTTCACCGTCGACCCATTTCGTCAGCCTCAGTGCCGCGATTTTGTTCCGCGATGCCTCGGTCAACGTAGTCTGGCCGGACTTGCTGGCACTGGCAGTGATCGGCCTGGCGTTCTTTGCAATCTCGCTGGCGCGGTTCCGCAAAAGCCTGGCGTCCTGA
- a CDS encoding flagellar basal body-associated protein FliL produces MKAWIMLMLALTLPTAAMAEEAKEGEAPKVSYISLSPPFVGNYGLDGGPKLKVYKADVALRVTGDEAAKAVKANEPLIRNQLVALFAQQTTETMNNVEAKEKLRQEALKQTQQVMNDETGKPVVEDLLFNNLIIQ; encoded by the coding sequence GTGAAAGCGTGGATCATGTTGATGCTGGCCCTGACCCTGCCGACGGCAGCGATGGCCGAAGAAGCCAAAGAAGGTGAAGCCCCGAAGGTCAGCTATATCAGCCTGAGCCCGCCGTTCGTGGGTAACTACGGTCTTGATGGCGGCCCGAAACTCAAGGTTTACAAGGCTGACGTGGCGTTGCGGGTGACTGGCGACGAGGCCGCCAAAGCGGTGAAAGCCAATGAGCCGTTGATTCGTAATCAGTTGGTGGCGCTGTTCGCCCAGCAAACCACCGAGACCATGAACAATGTCGAAGCCAAGGAAAAACTCCGCCAGGAGGCCTTGAAGCAGACCCAGCAAGTGATGAATGACGAAACCGGCAAGCCGGTGGTTGAAGACCTGTTGTTCAACAACCTGATCATTCAATAA
- a CDS encoding NADPH:quinone oxidoreductase family protein produces the protein MKAVLCKAFGPAETLVLEDVASPMPAKNEILLDVHAAGVNFPDTLIIEGKYQFKPPFPFSPGGEAAGVVSAVGEKVSHLKVGDRVMALTGWGSFAEQVAVPGYNVLPIPPAMDFNTAAAFSMTYGTSMHALKQRGHLQPGETLLVLGASGGVGLAAVEIGKAMGARVIAAASSAEKLAVAKAAGADELINYSETSLKDEIKRLTDGNGADVIYDPVGGDLFDQAIRAIAWNGRLLVVGFASGRIPELPVNLALLKGAAVVGVFWGSFAQRQPQDNAANFQQLFSWFAEGKLKPLVSQVYPLSNAAQAINDLGQRKAVGKVVVQVR, from the coding sequence ATGAAAGCCGTGCTGTGCAAAGCCTTCGGCCCTGCCGAAACGCTGGTGCTGGAAGACGTCGCGAGTCCAATGCCTGCAAAGAACGAAATCCTGCTGGACGTGCACGCGGCCGGGGTGAACTTCCCGGACACGCTGATCATCGAGGGTAAATACCAGTTCAAGCCGCCGTTCCCATTTTCACCGGGCGGCGAGGCCGCCGGGGTGGTGAGCGCGGTGGGCGAGAAGGTCAGCCACCTCAAGGTCGGTGACCGGGTCATGGCGCTGACCGGGTGGGGCAGCTTCGCCGAGCAGGTCGCGGTGCCGGGCTACAACGTGCTGCCGATCCCGCCTGCCATGGACTTCAACACCGCCGCCGCTTTCAGCATGACCTACGGCACCTCGATGCACGCCCTCAAACAGCGCGGCCACCTGCAACCGGGAGAAACCCTGTTAGTGCTCGGCGCGTCGGGTGGCGTTGGCCTGGCGGCCGTGGAGATCGGCAAAGCCATGGGCGCCCGGGTGATCGCCGCTGCCAGCAGCGCCGAAAAACTGGCGGTGGCCAAGGCTGCCGGTGCCGATGAGTTGATCAATTACAGCGAAACCAGCCTCAAGGACGAAATCAAGCGCCTGACCGACGGCAACGGTGCCGACGTGATCTACGACCCGGTTGGCGGCGACCTGTTCGACCAGGCCATACGCGCCATCGCCTGGAACGGCCGCCTGCTGGTGGTGGGTTTCGCCAGCGGACGCATCCCCGAGCTGCCGGTGAACCTGGCGCTGCTCAAGGGTGCAGCGGTGGTCGGGGTGTTCTGGGGGTCTTTCGCCCAACGCCAGCCGCAGGACAATGCAGCCAACTTCCAGCAGCTGTTTAGCTGGTTTGCCGAAGGCAAGTTGAAGCCACTGGTGTCGCAGGTGTACCCGCTGAGTAATGCCGCGCAAGCCATCAACGACCTCGGCCAGCGCAAGGCGGTCGGGAAGGTGGTGGTGCAGGTTCGCTGA
- a CDS encoding S-type pyocin domain-containing protein: MVLTIPLAQLVGDDDYYADLHLYSSVYMPFRVVSSVRGAHTQLYLSPTGEHLPDMVRIRDVELDPLTNLFTFTTEGIPSRTLTWTPNNAPGNDTLGSTELPADQPEIKIYPGARVTQVEGRTDEHPMCDEADTDDYILIFPEESGIDPVYVMASRSGPRYEPGTVTGTGQAVGQNWLGSAGERGGSPIPVQIADKLRGQAFRNFDQFRESFWKAVAADKALSAQFGKADLKLLHRGVAPTVDAVDYAGKRDKFEIHHKETIANGGAVYDIDNLTIMTPRAHIELHRNGGRL; encoded by the coding sequence GTGGTGCTGACGATTCCGCTGGCGCAGCTTGTCGGTGATGACGATTACTATGCAGATCTGCACCTTTACAGCTCCGTTTACATGCCGTTTCGAGTGGTGTCCTCGGTTCGCGGAGCGCACACCCAGCTCTACCTCTCCCCGACCGGTGAGCACCTGCCCGACATGGTCAGAATCAGGGATGTAGAACTTGATCCACTGACGAACCTCTTCACCTTCACGACCGAAGGCATTCCCTCAAGAACGCTGACGTGGACACCAAACAATGCGCCCGGCAATGACACCTTAGGCTCAACGGAGTTACCTGCCGATCAACCTGAAATCAAGATTTATCCCGGTGCCCGAGTCACACAAGTAGAGGGACGCACTGACGAACATCCGATGTGTGATGAGGCCGACACTGACGATTACATCCTGATTTTCCCGGAAGAGTCGGGGATAGATCCCGTCTATGTCATGGCGAGCCGCTCGGGACCGCGTTACGAGCCGGGAACGGTGACTGGAACAGGGCAGGCTGTCGGACAGAATTGGCTGGGGAGCGCAGGGGAACGCGGTGGTTCTCCGATTCCCGTTCAAATCGCGGATAAATTGCGTGGTCAAGCGTTCAGGAATTTTGATCAGTTTAGAGAAAGTTTTTGGAAAGCTGTCGCGGCCGATAAAGCACTTAGTGCCCAATTTGGGAAAGCCGACTTAAAATTGTTACACAGAGGTGTAGCGCCCACCGTTGATGCCGTTGACTATGCTGGCAAGAGAGATAAATTCGAAATCCATCACAAAGAAACAATCGCCAATGGCGGCGCTGTATATGATATCGATAATTTGACAATCATGACCCCAAGAGCACATATCGAACTTCACAGGAATGGTGGCAGGCTATGA
- a CDS encoding bacteriocin immunity protein, producing the protein MKLKDRIEDYTESEFLLFVTEFFEDTNGLTGDALSQYTSNLAHHFEKITEHPRKRAVIFRPTGDREDSPAGVVQEIKEWRAQNGKPGFKPE; encoded by the coding sequence ATGAAACTTAAAGATCGAATTGAAGACTATACGGAGTCGGAGTTCCTACTTTTTGTGACTGAGTTTTTCGAGGATACCAACGGCCTGACCGGGGATGCACTGAGTCAATACACAAGTAATCTGGCACATCACTTTGAAAAAATCACAGAACACCCTAGAAAGCGTGCAGTCATCTTCCGACCAACGGGTGACCGTGAAGACAGCCCTGCTGGCGTAGTACAAGAGATCAAGGAGTGGCGTGCCCAAAATGGCAAACCCGGCTTCAAACCAGAGTAA
- a CDS encoding energy transducer TonB, which produces MRWLMFFLLVLSGATWAAEVFLIPESNPEPLYPRALYRAGITGDVRAGFTVHADGSVSKINILQSDHPGLAEATRVAIGQWRFKPWTVEGDKSAEQEVIVPMVFLLDAPSGINQWLKELKCREINNGFVRTADYRWVDLAVFHYTRAYLSNGFFQRQLSTEQRLAMIAKLNRSVRSIARLCLDYPASRYMRVLPEEIRKLL; this is translated from the coding sequence ATGCGGTGGCTTATGTTTTTTCTGCTTGTGTTGTCTGGTGCTACCTGGGCCGCAGAGGTGTTTCTGATACCGGAAAGCAATCCAGAGCCGCTTTACCCCAGGGCGCTTTACAGAGCAGGGATTACCGGCGATGTGCGGGCCGGTTTCACCGTTCATGCCGATGGGTCAGTCAGCAAGATCAACATTTTGCAAAGCGACCATCCGGGGCTCGCCGAAGCGACCAGGGTAGCGATAGGGCAGTGGCGATTCAAACCGTGGACGGTGGAAGGTGACAAGTCGGCCGAGCAGGAAGTTATTGTGCCGATGGTTTTTTTACTGGATGCGCCGAGTGGCATCAACCAGTGGCTCAAAGAACTGAAATGTCGCGAGATCAACAATGGCTTTGTTCGTACAGCAGATTACCGGTGGGTCGATTTAGCCGTGTTTCATTACACCCGTGCTTATCTGTCGAATGGTTTTTTCCAAAGACAATTGTCGACTGAGCAACGTCTGGCGATGATCGCCAAGCTGAATAGAAGTGTGCGGAGTATCGCCAGGCTATGTCTGGACTACCCAGCCTCGAGGTACATGAGGGTTCTGCCGGAGGAGATTCGTAAGTTGCTTTAG
- a CDS encoding gamma-glutamylcyclotransferase, whose amino-acid sequence MTAIESAFLNLAYPPQLDLGAQLTHEQLLDSMQATMARHKGGPVWLFAYGSLIWRPECSAVERVRGRVHGYHRGLYLWSHEHRGTPEMPGLVFGLDRGGSCSGFAYRLPEEQLEASLYALWQREMPYPSYRPHWLNCRLEDGSQVQALGFVLERHLPSYAGNLPDHVLSQVFESACGRYGTTRDYVEQTVNALRSHAMPDRNLEARLKRCKSAAH is encoded by the coding sequence ATGACCGCCATTGAATCTGCTTTTCTGAACCTGGCTTACCCTCCGCAGCTCGATCTGGGCGCGCAACTCACGCACGAACAATTGCTCGACTCGATGCAGGCCACCATGGCCCGGCACAAGGGCGGGCCGGTCTGGTTATTTGCTTACGGTTCATTGATCTGGCGCCCGGAATGCTCGGCGGTCGAGCGGGTGCGTGGGCGAGTGCACGGCTACCATCGCGGCTTGTACCTGTGGTCTCACGAGCACCGGGGTACGCCGGAAATGCCCGGTCTGGTGTTTGGTCTGGATCGTGGCGGTTCGTGCAGCGGTTTCGCGTACCGCTTGCCGGAAGAACAGCTTGAGGCGTCCTTGTACGCCTTGTGGCAGCGCGAGATGCCTTACCCTTCGTATCGCCCACACTGGCTCAACTGCCGCCTCGAAGACGGAAGCCAGGTACAGGCCTTGGGGTTTGTGCTGGAGCGACACTTGCCGAGCTACGCCGGCAACTTGCCGGATCATGTGCTGAGCCAGGTATTTGAAAGCGCTTGCGGGCGTTACGGCACGACTCGCGATTATGTCGAGCAGACCGTCAACGCCCTGCGCAGCCACGCCATGCCAGACCGGAATCTGGAGGCGCGGCTCAAGCGGTGTAAATCAGCTGCGCATTAA
- a CDS encoding CDP-6-deoxy-delta-3,4-glucoseen reductase yields the protein MRVTLQPSGAVLEILPGERILDGARRLGYDCPQSCRNGNCHVCAALLVEGRVEQAGDVRDHGEFYTCIAEPLEDCIVLWDGVLALGELPVRSLSCQVTECLEVGGDVWRVRLRAPAGKPPRYHAGQYLLLERESGEKSAFSLASAPHSGRDLELHVLVRETSAQTLLEQLQRSAMVRVELPFGDTHLSELPDGPLVLIAAGTGMAQMHSLIEHCRAKGFKHPVHLYWGVRRPDDFYQIDHWDQWLQTPNLYLHKVVSDLCGWEGRCGLLHEAVSEDIGDLSAVHVYASGSPAMIYATLDALVNAGMDAHQMRADVFAYAPRPEA from the coding sequence ATGCGTGTAACCTTGCAGCCCTCCGGAGCAGTGCTTGAGATACTGCCCGGCGAGCGGATACTCGATGGAGCGCGGCGGCTGGGCTATGACTGTCCGCAAAGCTGCCGCAATGGCAACTGCCACGTCTGTGCGGCGTTGCTGGTTGAAGGCCGGGTCGAGCAGGCTGGCGATGTGCGCGACCACGGTGAGTTCTACACTTGCATAGCAGAGCCGCTGGAAGACTGCATCGTGTTGTGGGATGGCGTCCTTGCGCTGGGAGAACTGCCGGTGCGCAGTTTGTCGTGTCAGGTGACTGAATGCCTTGAAGTCGGCGGCGATGTCTGGCGGGTGCGCCTGCGTGCGCCGGCCGGCAAGCCACCGCGCTATCACGCTGGCCAGTATCTGTTGCTGGAGCGTGAGAGTGGCGAGAAGTCCGCCTTCTCGCTGGCCTCGGCCCCGCATTCGGGGCGTGACCTGGAGCTGCACGTGCTGGTACGCGAAACCAGTGCGCAAACCTTGCTTGAACAACTGCAACGCAGTGCCATGGTGCGGGTCGAGTTACCGTTCGGTGATACCCACTTGTCTGAATTGCCTGACGGCCCGCTGGTGTTGATTGCCGCCGGTACCGGCATGGCGCAGATGCACAGCCTGATCGAACATTGCCGGGCCAAGGGTTTCAAACACCCGGTGCACCTGTATTGGGGCGTGCGCCGCCCAGACGACTTTTATCAGATCGACCACTGGGATCAGTGGTTGCAAACCCCCAACCTGTACCTGCACAAAGTGGTCAGCGACCTCTGCGGCTGGGAAGGGCGCTGCGGCTTGCTGCATGAAGCTGTCAGCGAAGACATCGGCGACCTGTCGGCGGTGCACGTTTACGCCAGCGGCTCACCGGCCATGATCTACGCCACCCTCGACGCGCTGGTGAATGCCGGAATGGACGCGCACCAGATGCGCGCCGACGTATTTGCCTACGCGCCACGCCCCGAAGCCTGA